One genomic region from Stackebrandtia nassauensis DSM 44728 encodes:
- a CDS encoding hemerythrin domain-containing protein gives MVTKTDTNLISVVIADHRHIEGVFKELLNPATPHPRRQRLLEHVIGELVRHATAEERYLYPLARELLVDGDEAVDRELAEHVEAEAVMRNLERLDVADPRFLPHLENLIRIIRHHVGEEERVLLPKLDRAGEDSQLRELGLKMLRSKETASTVPHPDATDQPSADHLVDTGAGYVNRLRDHLTRT, from the coding sequence ATGGTCACCAAGACCGATACGAACCTGATCAGCGTTGTCATAGCCGACCACCGCCACATCGAAGGCGTCTTCAAGGAACTGCTGAACCCCGCCACCCCGCATCCACGGCGGCAGCGGCTGCTGGAGCACGTCATCGGCGAACTGGTGCGGCACGCCACCGCTGAAGAACGCTACCTGTACCCGTTGGCGCGAGAGCTGCTGGTGGACGGAGACGAGGCCGTCGACCGCGAACTGGCCGAACATGTCGAAGCCGAAGCGGTGATGCGGAACCTGGAACGTCTCGACGTCGCCGACCCCCGCTTCCTCCCGCACCTGGAGAACCTGATCCGCATCATCCGCCACCACGTCGGCGAGGAGGAGCGGGTGCTGCTGCCCAAACTGGACCGTGCCGGTGAGGACTCGCAGCTGCGCGAACTCGGCCTGAAGATGTTGCGGTCCAAGGAAACCGCCTCGACAGTGCCACACCCCGACGCGACCGACCAGCCCTCGGCCGACCACCTTGTCGACACCGGAGCCGGATACGTCAACCGGTTGCGCGACCACCTGACCCGCACCTAA
- a CDS encoding hemerythrin domain-containing protein, which yields MNAVAAITHDHDDIRDLIDRIGQDEQDAEFLISQLRLRLAAHDAATETQVYRELLRESPACSELVGTRTVQHRELEAKLDNVERDLGTADFSRSLTMFSHKVASEMESEESTVLPVLRQVFTSEWLDEVGRRYELRWLAEMDARIRQRDAAQEPTA from the coding sequence ATGAACGCCGTAGCCGCCATAACCCATGACCACGACGACATCCGCGACCTCATCGACCGGATCGGCCAGGACGAACAGGACGCCGAGTTCCTCATCTCGCAGCTGAGACTGAGGTTGGCGGCTCACGACGCCGCCACCGAGACGCAGGTCTACCGGGAACTTCTGCGTGAGTCCCCCGCGTGCTCCGAGCTCGTCGGTACCCGTACCGTCCAGCATCGGGAGCTGGAGGCCAAGTTGGACAATGTGGAGCGGGATCTGGGGACCGCGGACTTCTCGCGTTCGCTGACCATGTTCAGCCACAAGGTCGCCAGCGAGATGGAGAGCGAGGAGTCCACTGTGCTGCCCGTGTTGCGGCAGGTGTTCACCTCGGAGTGGCTGGACGAGGTGGGCCGCCGCTACGAGCTTCGCTGGCTGGCCGAGATGGACGCCCGGATCCGGCAGCGCGACGCGGCGCAGGAACCCACCGCGTAA
- a CDS encoding thiamine pyrophosphate-requiring protein: protein MTFTVADHILARLREWEVDTVFGYPGEGINGLLAAWQRDTKNAPRFVQARHEEMAAFAAVGYAKFSGRVGVCASTSGPGAIHLLNGLYDAKMDHVPVVAIIGQTERGAMGGTYQQEIDLPNLFKDVAGAYVHTVTVPEQLPNVLDRAIRTAVTRCAPTAVIIPQDVQELRFPGPNETFRPSPSSVGIERPVAVPDTDALGRAAEVLNAGHKVAILVGQGARDAAPEVAQVAELTGAGVAKALLGKDVLPDTLPFVTGATGLLGTRPSYEMIRDCDTLLAVGTSFPYAKFLPGIEQARGVQIDIDGGMIGMRYPFEVNLVGDAKATLRLLIPLLENNRNRSWRDKIEANVAQWWNVIEQQSTVSAKPTNPMRTFVEASKRLPDDAIVTCDSGSAATWYARHLKFGEHTRGSLSGTLASMGCGVPYGIGAKAAFPERPVWCFVGDGAMQMNGLAELLTVGRYWREWDNPHFVVVVLNNGELNQVSWEMRAMAGSPMFPESQTLPQLNYARFAHDIGMVGLEVGSPEDIPGAWDAAVAAEQPVVMDVHCDPNVPPIPPAASFEQIKSTTAALLKGDDNAWEVLKEGVMTKMKEMATRRRD from the coding sequence ATGACGTTCACCGTCGCCGACCACATCCTCGCCCGACTGCGCGAATGGGAGGTCGACACCGTGTTCGGCTACCCGGGGGAGGGCATCAACGGACTGCTGGCCGCCTGGCAGCGGGACACCAAGAACGCCCCCCGGTTCGTACAGGCTCGGCACGAGGAGATGGCCGCGTTCGCCGCCGTCGGGTACGCCAAGTTCTCCGGACGGGTGGGCGTGTGCGCGTCGACCTCCGGGCCCGGCGCGATCCACCTCCTGAATGGACTGTATGACGCCAAGATGGACCACGTCCCCGTGGTGGCGATCATCGGCCAGACCGAGCGGGGTGCCATGGGCGGCACCTACCAGCAGGAGATCGACCTGCCGAACCTGTTCAAGGACGTCGCCGGAGCCTACGTCCACACCGTGACGGTCCCCGAGCAGCTTCCCAACGTCCTCGACCGGGCGATCCGCACCGCCGTCACCCGGTGCGCGCCCACCGCCGTGATCATTCCGCAGGACGTGCAGGAGCTGCGGTTCCCCGGTCCCAACGAGACCTTCCGCCCCTCGCCGTCCAGTGTGGGTATCGAACGGCCGGTCGCCGTACCCGACACCGACGCGCTGGGCCGGGCCGCCGAGGTCCTCAACGCGGGTCACAAGGTGGCCATCCTGGTCGGTCAGGGAGCCAGGGACGCCGCGCCCGAGGTCGCGCAGGTGGCCGAGCTGACCGGTGCGGGCGTCGCCAAAGCGTTGCTGGGCAAGGACGTCCTGCCCGACACACTGCCCTTTGTGACCGGTGCGACGGGTCTGCTGGGCACCCGGCCCAGCTACGAGATGATCCGCGACTGCGACACGCTGCTGGCCGTCGGGACCAGCTTCCCGTATGCGAAGTTCCTGCCCGGCATCGAGCAGGCGCGCGGCGTCCAGATCGACATCGACGGCGGTATGATCGGCATGCGCTACCCCTTCGAGGTCAACCTCGTCGGCGACGCCAAGGCGACGCTGCGGCTGCTGATCCCGTTGCTGGAGAACAACCGCAACCGTTCCTGGCGCGACAAGATCGAAGCCAACGTCGCACAGTGGTGGAACGTGATCGAACAACAGTCGACGGTCAGCGCCAAACCCACCAACCCGATGCGGACCTTCGTGGAGGCGTCCAAACGGCTGCCCGACGACGCGATCGTCACCTGCGACTCCGGTTCGGCGGCCACCTGGTACGCCCGGCACCTGAAGTTCGGCGAGCACACCCGCGGTTCGCTGTCGGGAACGCTGGCCAGCATGGGATGCGGTGTGCCCTACGGGATCGGGGCCAAGGCCGCCTTCCCCGAACGTCCGGTGTGGTGTTTCGTCGGCGACGGCGCGATGCAGATGAACGGCCTGGCCGAACTGCTGACGGTGGGACGGTACTGGCGCGAGTGGGACAACCCGCACTTCGTGGTCGTCGTCCTCAACAACGGCGAACTCAACCAGGTCAGCTGGGAGATGCGCGCCATGGCGGGCTCCCCGATGTTCCCCGAGTCGCAGACGCTGCCGCAGCTGAACTACGCCAGGTTCGCCCACGACATCGGCATGGTCGGACTGGAAGTCGGTTCCCCCGAGGACATCCCCGGCGCCTGGGACGCGGCGGTCGCCGCCGAACAGCCCGTCGTGATGGACGTCCACTGTGATCCGAACGTGCCGCCGATCCCGCCCGCGGCCAGCTTCGAGCAGATCAAGTCGACCACGGCGGCCCTGCTGAAGGGCGATGACAACGCCTGGGAGGTCCTGAAGGAAGGCGTGATGACGAAGATGAAGGAGATGGCGACGCGTCGCCGCGACTAG
- a CDS encoding CBS domain-containing protein yields MGAQISSVMTPNPVCVPQDASVSATAAIMRDNDIGSVIIMNDGRVSGIVTDRDLVVRGLAEGFNPQEAPVGAVASPSAICLAPDSSTADAVRQMRESSVRRLPVCDSAGHPVGIVSLGDLAEELDPESALADISAATPNI; encoded by the coding sequence ATGGGTGCGCAAATCTCCAGCGTCATGACACCCAATCCGGTATGCGTCCCACAGGACGCGTCGGTCTCGGCCACGGCCGCGATCATGCGCGACAACGACATCGGTTCGGTCATCATCATGAACGACGGCCGGGTGTCGGGAATCGTCACCGACCGCGATCTCGTGGTGCGGGGCCTGGCCGAGGGTTTCAACCCGCAGGAGGCACCGGTCGGGGCTGTGGCTTCGCCGTCGGCGATCTGCCTGGCGCCCGACTCCTCGACCGCTGACGCTGTTCGCCAGATGCGCGAGAGCAGCGTCCGGAGGCTGCCGGTGTGTGACTCGGCCGGTCATCCGGTCGGCATCGTCAGCCTGGGAGACCTGGCCGAGGAACTCGATCCGGAATCGGCGCTGGCCGACATCAGCGCGGCGACGCCGAACATCTGA
- a CDS encoding SigB/SigF/SigG family RNA polymerase sigma factor, with amino-acid sequence MRNATLSRTRTQPTPARREDLDPQVKPVLERMERLKKTDPRRRALRNTVVQRALPLADRLARRFEHRGQPLEDLTQVARLGLINAVDNFKCGRGGGFTHFAVPSILGELKRHFRDKGWLVRVPRRLQETRLAFNEASKDLSQRLGRSPTLEDYAEYLSMPVEQVRAGINCVGAYEGVSLHTPAHRESSEELIDSLGGSDPAMASAEARMLLRPAIKELTPRECRILSLRFVDDLHQSEIAREVGLSQMHVSRLLRQTLTKLRERLDA; translated from the coding sequence ATGCGCAATGCGACACTTTCCAGAACCCGTACCCAACCGACCCCCGCCCGGCGTGAGGACCTGGATCCCCAGGTCAAACCCGTCCTGGAGCGGATGGAACGACTCAAGAAAACCGATCCCCGCCGCCGTGCGCTGCGCAACACCGTGGTGCAACGCGCGCTGCCGCTGGCCGACCGGCTCGCCCGCCGCTTCGAGCACCGCGGGCAACCGCTGGAGGATCTGACCCAGGTAGCCCGACTGGGTCTGATCAACGCGGTCGACAACTTCAAGTGCGGACGGGGTGGTGGCTTCACCCACTTCGCCGTACCCAGCATCCTCGGCGAACTCAAACGCCACTTCCGTGACAAGGGCTGGCTGGTGCGGGTACCGCGCCGCCTGCAGGAGACCCGGTTGGCGTTCAACGAGGCGTCCAAGGATCTGTCCCAGCGGCTCGGCCGCAGTCCCACACTGGAGGACTACGCCGAGTACCTGTCGATGCCGGTGGAGCAGGTCCGCGCCGGCATCAACTGCGTCGGCGCCTACGAGGGCGTGTCGCTGCACACACCGGCGCACCGCGAGTCGTCGGAGGAACTGATCGACTCGCTCGGTGGCAGTGACCCGGCCATGGCCTCGGCCGAGGCCCGGATGCTGCTGCGCCCGGCCATCAAGGAACTGACGCCCCGCGAGTGCCGGATCCTGTCACTGCGGTTCGTCGACGACCTGCACCAGTCGGAGATCGCCCGCGAGGTCGGCCTTTCCCAGATGCACGTCTCACGGCTGCTGCGGCAGACGCTGACGAAGCTGCGGGAACGGCTGGACGCATGA
- a CDS encoding SpoIIE family protein phosphatase, with protein sequence MAKSESGVPDSLEALAQTVVKLRSERDGLREAMRNRAVIEQAKGMLAERLSLDPEQAFRHMIEMSTRNNVKVAELAAAVVAGRQPEPDEPTEIAVDTAPPVPDVMDAPEADSPPIDPNALRSEVSLIGGRIEAATNFDEIAESLSVATSGWPAPANVILLLVEGDGALRLVGSAGLSPTTRSQWDRVPPIENVPVVAAVQNRAPVYLADLEAVSRQFPVVADRPHEALVAMPLMNGDEVVGVLELTWATSPTMDKHTRSHLLWLAEPAARQCHALSARSEAFTNTSISDDAVDTSLVSLFLEALSFPAVLLQPRYGENNQLLDFDPVYSNSAAAPVTTRPNGRPMSLMTALPDSGARQLLPAFAATLRGGQPCMLRDIKITTMRDGHPRMFNADIRGTRVWEKLLVTWRVESEPARHFGSLLNSEKTFGTGGFYWDLDNGEIRWTPGMYRLAGLDPEKGTPPVDTIVSLIHPRDQESLVKEAMETLKAGRELRKELRGHGDLDGRVFRVVATPELTPSGELKIVRGAVREITTDRRLGDQLRRERMSVAAARGERDNLRTALEPLLTPLRLRGGTAGVEISGHSLGCGAQSARSWYDAVDLPTGRVALIVGEVHGDQPTAPMLRLRLSTAAFALAGMNPAEAMSAANTAFIATVPDRTATMTLASLDPATGALTWATSGQASPVLSLASKSRNQATGSLGLPIGADSPLEFPLNQAEMEPGDQLLLYTEGLLMGPGNGGPRMFEALREAAAAASAELAFEKVSDAEPRVAEAEASLLLVRRES encoded by the coding sequence ATGGCGAAATCCGAGTCCGGCGTGCCCGACTCCCTCGAAGCGCTGGCGCAGACCGTCGTGAAGCTGCGTTCCGAAAGGGATGGCCTGCGTGAGGCCATGCGCAACCGTGCGGTCATCGAACAGGCGAAGGGGATGCTCGCCGAACGGCTCTCCCTCGATCCCGAACAGGCGTTTCGGCACATGATCGAGATGTCCACGCGCAACAACGTCAAGGTCGCCGAACTGGCGGCGGCCGTGGTGGCCGGACGGCAGCCCGAACCGGACGAGCCCACCGAGATCGCCGTCGACACCGCGCCCCCGGTCCCGGACGTGATGGACGCGCCCGAGGCGGACTCCCCGCCCATCGACCCCAACGCGCTGCGCTCCGAGGTGAGCCTGATCGGTGGCCGCATCGAGGCCGCCACCAACTTCGACGAGATCGCCGAGTCGCTGTCGGTGGCCACCTCCGGCTGGCCCGCGCCCGCCAACGTCATCCTGCTGCTGGTGGAGGGGGACGGCGCGCTGCGCCTCGTGGGCTCGGCCGGACTGTCGCCCACCACCCGCAGCCAGTGGGACCGGGTCCCGCCCATCGAGAACGTGCCCGTCGTCGCGGCGGTCCAGAACCGGGCCCCGGTCTACCTGGCCGACCTGGAGGCGGTGTCGCGACAGTTCCCCGTCGTCGCCGACCGTCCACACGAGGCGCTGGTGGCGATGCCGCTGATGAACGGCGACGAAGTGGTCGGCGTCCTGGAACTCACCTGGGCCACCTCGCCCACCATGGACAAACACACCCGCTCGCACCTGCTGTGGCTGGCCGAACCGGCGGCCCGGCAGTGCCACGCGCTGTCCGCCCGGTCGGAGGCGTTCACCAACACCTCCATAAGCGACGACGCCGTGGACACCAGCCTGGTCTCGTTGTTCCTGGAGGCGCTGAGCTTCCCGGCCGTCCTGCTGCAACCGCGCTACGGCGAGAACAACCAGCTGCTGGACTTCGATCCGGTGTACAGCAACTCCGCCGCCGCGCCGGTGACCACCAGGCCCAACGGCCGTCCGATGAGCCTGATGACCGCGCTGCCCGACTCGGGCGCCCGGCAACTGCTGCCCGCCTTCGCCGCCACCCTGCGGGGCGGCCAGCCGTGCATGCTGCGCGACATCAAGATCACCACCATGAGGGACGGACACCCCCGGATGTTCAACGCCGACATCCGCGGCACCCGGGTGTGGGAGAAACTGCTCGTCACCTGGCGGGTGGAATCCGAACCGGCCCGGCACTTCGGTTCACTGCTGAACTCGGAGAAGACCTTCGGCACCGGCGGGTTCTACTGGGACCTCGACAACGGCGAGATCCGCTGGACCCCGGGGATGTACCGGCTGGCGGGCCTCGACCCGGAGAAGGGCACCCCGCCGGTCGACACCATCGTGTCGCTGATCCACCCCCGGGACCAGGAATCCCTGGTCAAAGAGGCGATGGAGACGCTGAAGGCCGGGCGGGAACTGCGCAAGGAACTGCGCGGCCACGGCGACCTCGACGGCCGGGTGTTCCGCGTGGTGGCCACCCCCGAACTGACACCCAGCGGCGAGCTGAAGATCGTGCGCGGCGCCGTCCGCGAGATCACCACCGACCGCAGGCTGGGCGACCAGCTGCGCCGCGAACGGATGTCGGTGGCCGCCGCCCGCGGCGAACGCGACAACCTGCGCACCGCCCTCGAACCGCTGCTGACACCGCTGCGACTGCGCGGTGGTACCGCCGGCGTCGAGATCTCCGGGCACTCGCTGGGCTGCGGCGCGCAGTCCGCGCGCAGCTGGTACGACGCCGTGGACCTCCCCACCGGCAGAGTCGCCCTGATCGTCGGCGAAGTGCACGGCGACCAGCCGACCGCGCCGATGCTGCGACTGCGGCTGTCCACAGCGGCCTTCGCCCTGGCCGGAATGAACCCCGCCGAGGCGATGAGCGCGGCCAACACGGCCTTCATCGCGACCGTCCCCGACCGCACCGCGACCATGACCCTGGCCAGCCTCGACCCGGCCACGGGCGCCCTCACCTGGGCGACCTCCGGCCAGGCCAGCCCGGTGCTGTCGTTGGCGTCCAAGTCACGCAACCAGGCCACGGGCTCCCTGGGCCTGCCCATCGGTGCCGACAGTCCACTGGAGTTCCCGCTCAACCAGGCCGAGATGGAACCCGGTGACCAGCTGCTGCTGTACACCGAGGGCCTCCTCATGGGCCCGGGCAACGGCGGCCCCCGGATGTTCGAGGCGCTGCGCGAGGCGGCCGCCGCGGCCTCGGCCGAACTGGCCTTCGAGAAGGTCAGCGACGCCGAGCCGCGAGTCGCGGAAGCCGAGGCCAGCCTGCTGCTGGTGCGTCGGGAGTCGTGA
- a CDS encoding SRPBCC family protein yields the protein MSNIVESITVNVPASDAYGQWSKFDELPKFMSGVSRVDLGPNGLTHWVIDIGGVTREFDAKVLTAETDRRVAWTSVEGPRHSGSVEFAPINESSTRVTAQLDVDPEGFVESAADKLGVLNLRLKKDLASFKNYMEDPANPHGERH from the coding sequence ATGAGCAATATCGTCGAAAGCATCACCGTCAACGTTCCCGCCTCCGACGCCTACGGGCAGTGGTCGAAGTTCGACGAACTGCCCAAGTTCATGTCCGGTGTGAGCCGGGTTGACCTCGGCCCCAACGGGTTGACTCACTGGGTCATCGACATCGGTGGTGTGACACGAGAGTTCGACGCCAAGGTGCTGACGGCGGAAACCGACCGGCGAGTCGCATGGACCTCAGTGGAGGGTCCGCGACACTCCGGCAGCGTCGAATTCGCCCCCATCAACGAGAGTTCCACCAGAGTCACTGCTCAGCTCGACGTCGATCCCGAGGGCTTCGTGGAAAGCGCCGCCGACAAGCTCGGCGTACTGAACCTGCGGCTGAAGAAGGATCTGGCGAGCTTCAAGAACTACATGGAGGATCCGGCCAACCCGCATGGCGAACGCCATTGA
- the ligD gene encoding non-homologous end-joining DNA ligase: MAREHRTITVDGYDIEVTNPEKVMYPDSRFTKQDVVDYYLKVASVLLPHIRNRPLTRIRFPDGTGGESFFEKNAQKYTPSWIRTETVATPGSTKGRASVDYIVAEKPATLAWLANQAALELHVPQWRFDGHEASDRPDRLVADLDPGKGAGLRECVEVAQLLRERFEADGLTVYVKASGKSGVHLCCPIAGSQGDDVVSGYAKAVANDLAAEKPKLVTAKMAKAEREGRVFIDWSQNNAAKTTVAPYSLRNRAEATVSAPLTWEELDSDKLTPPGPDEVLERVAEQGDLWADVLKKGPKVPG; the protein is encoded by the coding sequence ATGGCACGTGAGCACAGGACGATCACCGTGGACGGTTACGACATCGAGGTGACCAATCCCGAAAAGGTGATGTATCCCGACAGTCGGTTCACCAAACAGGACGTCGTCGACTATTACCTGAAGGTCGCCTCGGTTTTGTTGCCGCACATCAGGAATCGGCCGTTGACGCGGATCCGGTTCCCCGATGGGACCGGGGGTGAGTCGTTCTTCGAGAAGAACGCTCAGAAGTACACGCCGAGTTGGATTCGGACCGAGACGGTTGCCACGCCGGGTTCGACGAAGGGGCGGGCTTCGGTTGACTACATCGTGGCCGAGAAGCCCGCGACGTTGGCTTGGCTCGCGAATCAGGCCGCGTTGGAGTTGCATGTTCCGCAGTGGCGGTTCGACGGGCATGAGGCGAGTGATCGGCCCGATCGGTTGGTTGCCGATTTGGATCCGGGGAAGGGGGCTGGGTTGCGCGAGTGTGTGGAGGTGGCGCAGCTGTTGCGGGAGCGGTTTGAGGCCGACGGGTTGACCGTGTACGTGAAGGCGTCGGGGAAGAGTGGGGTGCACCTGTGCTGTCCCATCGCGGGCAGTCAGGGCGATGACGTGGTGTCGGGGTACGCCAAGGCGGTGGCCAATGATCTGGCGGCTGAGAAGCCGAAGTTGGTGACCGCGAAGATGGCCAAGGCCGAGCGTGAGGGGCGGGTGTTCATCGACTGGAGCCAGAACAACGCCGCGAAGACGACGGTCGCCCCGTATTCGTTGCGCAATCGGGCCGAGGCTACGGTTTCGGCGCCGTTGACGTGGGAGGAGCTGGACTCCGACAAGCTGACGCCGCCCGGGCCCGACGAGGTGCTGGAGCGGGTGGCCGAGCAGGGTGACCTGTGGGCCGACGTGTTGAAGAAGGGGCCGAAGGTGCCCGGCTAG
- a CDS encoding phosphotransferase family protein gives MSRLSGTPWRELGADVGRDARVLDQLAEVFAHLHSVRGKGFGPVTDESDDSFGSWAEWLRQGLTVDIGQLLDARVADRGLLELAESALSAVAVELADRPGALVHGDLGDGEVFVDATTGRVTGIADWGAAVIGDPFYDFARFVAGGPVDDARVPRLLPGLRAAYAARTGIDWDDHRRLMDLYDAHNAVNNAAWALREGVDWVASLRAKAERLLQRVVEA, from the coding sequence ATGTCCCGGCTGAGCGGCACCCCGTGGCGAGAGCTGGGCGCGGACGTGGGACGCGACGCGAGGGTGCTCGACCAGCTCGCCGAAGTCTTCGCTCACCTGCATTCGGTGAGGGGGAAGGGTTTCGGGCCGGTCACCGACGAGTCGGACGACTCGTTCGGCTCGTGGGCGGAATGGCTGCGCCAGGGGCTCACCGTCGACATCGGGCAGTTGCTGGACGCCCGGGTTGCCGACCGTGGACTGCTGGAACTCGCGGAGTCGGCGCTGTCGGCCGTCGCGGTAGAGCTGGCCGACCGTCCCGGTGCGTTGGTGCACGGCGATCTCGGCGACGGGGAGGTGTTCGTGGATGCGACCACCGGTCGGGTCACCGGGATCGCCGACTGGGGAGCGGCCGTCATCGGCGATCCGTTCTACGATTTCGCGCGGTTCGTGGCCGGCGGGCCGGTGGACGATGCACGAGTGCCTCGGTTGTTGCCGGGATTGCGCGCCGCCTACGCGGCTCGTACCGGTATCGACTGGGACGACCATCGGCGGCTCATGGATCTGTACGACGCCCACAACGCGGTCAATAACGCCGCTTGGGCGTTGCGGGAGGGCGTCGACTGGGTTGCTTCGCTGCGGGCCAAGGCCGAGCGACTGCTACAGCGCGTTGTGGAGGCGTGA
- a CDS encoding peptidoglycan-binding domain-containing protein: MTDKSPNTRRWFTRRRGVVLSTVAAAAAAAVTVTLVGSAGAEPPEVPEFTTPVDDYQAEDTQTTCDPTPKPGVEDFRDLILESYPDTSDAGIGRDCDPKSVKKIEHYEGDTSEHYEGRAWDWKVDAATQREQADEVFDWLLKTRDGEAHALLRRLGVMYIIFDKKILGAYNVDEGWRDYNGSNPHTDHVHFSFGWDGANQETSWWTGRGEPTFCEKANLDFKKYPALKDGDSGDEVTAAQCLLDKSGRPTTDGDPNGEYDKATAKSVKQFQADIGLKETGEIDSHTWTALLGRGSNVQLQEGEEGRNVSRLQRALTAALETTVPIDGKFTAETTAAAKKYQEKAGLDADGIVGVNTWRALRAGT; this comes from the coding sequence ATGACTGACAAATCCCCCAATACGAGACGATGGTTCACCCGGCGCCGAGGCGTGGTCCTGTCGACTGTGGCCGCCGCGGCGGCCGCGGCCGTCACGGTGACGTTGGTCGGCTCGGCGGGTGCCGAACCCCCCGAGGTCCCCGAGTTCACCACCCCGGTCGACGACTACCAGGCCGAGGACACCCAGACCACCTGCGATCCCACCCCGAAACCGGGTGTCGAGGACTTCCGTGACCTGATCCTGGAAAGCTACCCCGACACCTCCGACGCCGGAATCGGCCGCGACTGCGATCCCAAGAGCGTCAAGAAGATCGAGCACTACGAAGGCGACACCAGCGAGCACTACGAAGGCCGCGCCTGGGACTGGAAGGTCGACGCGGCCACCCAACGCGAACAGGCCGACGAGGTCTTCGACTGGCTGCTGAAGACCCGCGACGGCGAGGCCCACGCGCTGCTGCGTCGGCTCGGCGTCATGTACATCATCTTCGACAAGAAGATCCTCGGCGCGTACAACGTCGACGAGGGCTGGCGCGACTACAACGGGTCCAACCCGCACACCGACCACGTCCACTTCAGCTTCGGCTGGGACGGCGCGAACCAGGAAACCAGCTGGTGGACCGGTCGCGGCGAACCGACCTTCTGCGAAAAGGCCAATCTGGACTTCAAGAAATACCCGGCACTGAAGGACGGAGACTCCGGCGACGAGGTCACGGCGGCGCAATGCCTCCTGGACAAGTCCGGCCGCCCCACCACCGACGGCGACCCCAACGGCGAGTACGACAAGGCCACGGCCAAGTCGGTCAAACAGTTCCAGGCCGACATCGGCCTGAAAGAGACCGGCGAGATCGACTCCCACACCTGGACAGCACTCCTGGGACGCGGCAGCAACGTCCAGCTCCAGGAAGGCGAGGAGGGCCGCAACGTCAGCCGCTTGCAGCGAGCCTTGACGGCCGCTCTGGAAACAACCGTCCCCATTGACGGCAAGTTCACCGCCGAAACAACAGCGGCGGCGAAGAAGTACCAGGAGAAAGCGGGACTGGACGCTGACGGCATCGTCGGTGTGAACACCTGGCGCGCGTTGCGGGCCGGTACCTGA